The genomic interval GACCAACATCATCCTGTGCCGCCACGGCGAGACGGTCTGGCACGCCGATAACCGCTACGCCGGAGTCAGCGACATCGACCTGACTCCCAGAGGCCATAAACAGGCGGCGCAGCTCGCAAACTGGGCCCAAACAGCCGGGCTCTCCGCGATCTACACTTCCACTCTGAGCCGCGCCCAGACCACAGCAGAGGCCAGTGCGAAGGTCACAGGCCTCAGCGTGCAGGTGGACCCGCGCCTGCGTGAACTGGACTTCGGTGAAGGCGAAGGCCTGACAACCGCCGAGATGGAACAGCGTTTCCCTAAGGCCCTGGCGCATTTCCGGGCTGATCCGGCGAAGCACCATCTCCCCGGCGGAGAGGACCCCTTCGAAGCCGCTGACCGATTCGTGGACTGCCTTCAGGACATCACTAAGGAACATCCGGACGAACGGGTGCTGGTAGTAGCCCACACCACGGCAATCCGGCTCGCCCTGTGCCAGCTGATCGGCATCCCGCTAAGGGAATACCGGCGGGTCTTCCCCACCATCCGGAACTGCTCACTCACTGAAATCAGCGTCAGGGACGGCTACGTTTCCGTGCTCGAGTTCAACACCCCCGTCGCGGACAGCACCGCGCCGGCCTCCCAGCCCCAGCCCTGATCCAGCAAGGAGATCCCATCATGACCACCCGCATTCTCGCCGCAGGCGACCACTTCGTACTCAATGACCTGCTCACTGGCGCCGTGGCCAAGGAAGTCACCGACCGCAGCGTGTCCTTCACCGAACTCACCCTGCCCTGGCCCGTCGTCCCCTTCGGCCGGGTCGCAGAAGTTGATGAAGCCTCCGGGACCGAAGATGAACTCATCGAAGCCCTGCAGGGAGTGGAAATCTGCATCACGCAGATGGCCCCCCCTGACCGAAAGAGTCCTGAAAGCATGCCCCGACCTCAAACTGTTCTGCATCAGCCGCGGAGGCCCCGTCAACGCAAACCTGGAAGCAGCCACCCGGCACGGTGTAGCCGTCACGTCAGCACCGGGACGGAACGCTGCAGCAACAGCCGAGCACACCCTGGGCATGATGCTGGCCGCGATGCGCCGCATCCCCCAGACCAACGCCGATCTGTCCGCCGGAACGTGGCGGGGTGACTACTACATGTACGAAAACGTCGGCCCCGAACTCGAAGGCAGCACCGTCGGCCTGGTCGGCTACGGCGCCATCGGCAGCCGCGTTGCCCGCATGCTGCAAGGCTTCGGGGCAACAGTCCTGGTGCACGACCCGTACGTCACCGAAGACGTACTGGCCGGACAGGCGGAAAAGGTCGAGTTCGACGAATTGTTGGCCCGCTCAAATCTCATCACCCTCCATGCCCGCGTCACGCCCGAGACAACCGGCATGATCGGAGCTGAACAGATCGCCGCCCTGCAACCCGGTTCCATTATCGTCAACTGCGCACGGGGCGCCCTGCTGGACTACGACGCACTCTGCGACGCCCTCGACTCCGGCCACCTCTTCGGCGCCGCCTTTGACGTTTTCCCCGAGGAGCCCATTCCCGCAGCCTCCAGGCTGCTGACCACCCCAAACATCGTCATGACCCCGCACCTGGCCGGGGCCAGCAAAGCGACCGCAAACAAGGCGGCACAGATCGTAGCCGCGGATGTGCGGAGGTACCTGAACGGGGAACCCCTCGCCCACTGCGCCAACCCCGAAGCCCTCATGCCAGCACGCACGGCCTAGAACCACGCTGGCGCCCCGGGCGCGCCGGCTCCCGCGGCTCCGGGGGCCGGCATGGGTCGTTTGGCCCCGCCCGCAACCCTCGGCGCCATTTCGGTGCCGGATCGGAATCGTCGAGAATGCCCTCCTGCAGACCGGATTAACCTGTCTGGTTGTGCGTGGAATGCAGCGGGGCGATGTGCAAGGTGGTGTGCTCAGATACTGCTTCCCTGAACTCGGAAGAGACATCGTCAGTAAGAATGAGGTCGGTGAAATCACTCACGGGAACGTAGTGGTGGAGCGATGTCCGCCCCGCTTTGGACCCGTCCATCATCAGCACGCGTCGAGTGCCGGCCTTCAGCATGGCCCGCTTCATGTGAACGACATCCTGCTCCTGGTGATAGGTCATCTCAGATCCCATCGTTGAGGTGGACTGGAACACGACATCCACCGCGTATGAGCTGAACGAGCCGTCGTTCGGCAGGCCAATGAAAGAGTCATGCGTGCGCGAGTACTGGCCTCCGGTCACGATCAGCCGGATGTCATCGTTCTCCCGGAACAGCTCTATCGCCTGCCTGTAGTTGGTGATGACCGTCAGGGGTCCAACATCGTTGAGCAACCGGGCAAGGGCGAACACGGTGGTGGAGTCATCCAGCATCACGGACATGCCTGGCTCGACCATCTCCAGGGCCTTGCGCGCAAGCGCCGTCTTGGCCTGCGGCTGGATCTGCATCCGGATCTCAGAGCTCGCCTCAAAGACAGTGGAGGGCAGTGCCGACACTCCGCCGTGGACTTTGCGCAGGATTCCCCGAGTTGCCAGATCATCGATGTCGCGGTGGATGGTCATCAGACTGACGTTGGTGAGGGTCGCAAGATCGGCGGCACTGGAAAACCCTGCGCCCACAACATGTTCGATGATCCGCCGCTGCCGGGTGATGCGCGGCTTTTTGAGTCCGGGGTTGTCGTTCATCATGCTCACTTTCGTCGCTGCGCGCGGGTTTCCACGGCTGCGTGGACCCATACGGCAGGCCTGTGCTTAGGATATGCCCGCACAAGCCATGAAACAATTTATCAATCTTCGTGACCTATTTCACATTTTTTCTGTTATTCTCGACATACAAGTTGAGGTCATGGAGGACCCAACTCGCTTGGCTCACCTCACGAAAGAGAATTCAATGAAGAACTTCTACGCGCGCATCATGACGGCAGCCGCCACGGCCGCCATTCTCGGCGTCGCCGCCACTGGCTGCGGTTCCCAGGGCTCTGCAGGAGCCGGCACGGGCGACGCCTCGGCCGCCAAAATAGCGTTTCTGATGCCGGATATCGCCTCAACCCGGTATGAACTGTTTGATAAGCCCATGTTTGAAGCAAAGATCAAGGAGCTTTGTGGGGGATGCACGGTGGTGTATTCAAACGCCAACGCCAGCGCGGCAAAGCAGCAGGAACAGGCCAACTCCGCACTCGCCCAGGGCGTAAAGGCAATTGTGATTGACCCGGTAGACTCCGCGGCTGCCGCGACGATCGTCAACTCAGCCAAGGCGCAGAACGTCCCGATCATCGCCTACGACCGCCCGATCCCTGACGCCCCCGCCGATTACTACGTTTCCTTCGACAACGAAAAGATCGGTTCGATGATCGCCCAGTCCCTGGTCGACCATCTCAAGGCAACCAACGTCCAGGGAGGACTGCTGCAGGTCAACGGATCCCCTACTGACGCAGCCGCCGGACTGATTAAGAAGGGCATCCACTCCGCCGTTGACCCGAGTGGGTTCAAGCTCCTCGCCGAGTTTGACACCCCTGGCTGGGAACCGACCAAAGCCCAGGACTGGGTCAGCGGCCAGATTACCCAGTTCTCCGGGAAAATCGCAGGAGTTGTCGCAGCAAACGACGGCACGGCAGGCGGCGCCATCGCGGCGTTCAAAGCTGCCGGAACCGAAGTGCCCCCCGTAACGGGCAATGACGCTGAGCTCGCCGCCGCCCAGCGCATTGTGGCCGGGGATCAGTACAACACCATCTCCAAGCCAATCAAGACTGTGGCTGAGGCCGCCGCTCAGATTGCCTACTCGTTTGCCAAGGGCGAGAAGCCTGCGGGCAAAACCACCTTGTTCAACACCCCGTCGGAACTCTTCGTCCCGACAGTGGTCACCACGGAAAACCTCAAAGCGTCGCTGGTGGACACCGGAATCGTGAAGGCGTCCGGGCTCTGCACCTCCGCCTACGCGGCAGCCTGCGCCAAGGCCGGCATCAAGTAGAGCCGGCATCAAGGCAAGGAGGTTCCGGTGCTCCGGTCCGGACACCGGAACCTCAACCCCAACATCACTTACCCCAGAGAACAACAGGGAAAAACATGCCATCAGAACCCATTGCCGCAGCAGGAAGCCCCCAACTGCTGTCACTGCGCGGCATAAACAAGTCCTTCGGTGCCGTCGCCGCGCTAATGGACATTGAGCTGGACGTAGCCGAAGGCGAAGTTGTCGCTGTCGTCGGTGACAACGGCGCCGGCAAATCGACGCTGGTAAAGGTACTCTCGGGAGTACATTCAGCCGACTCCGGCACCATCGCCTTTGAAGGCCGGGAAGTAACGATTCCCAGTCCAGCGGCCGCCCAGCACCTCGGCATCGCCACCGTCTTCCAGGACCTGGCGCTCTGCGACAACCTCACAGTGGTCGACAACCTCTTCCTTGGCCGGGAAATATCACCGCTCCGGCTGAACGAAGTGGACATGGAAGTCCGTTCATGGGAGCTGCTTAGGCAGCTCTCGGCAAAGATCCCCTCTGTCCGGACACCCATTGCAGCGCTGTCCGGCGGCCAGCGGCAGACCGTCGCCATCGCCCGGTCCCTGCTCGGAGACCCCAAAATCGTCATCCTCGATGAGCCGACCGCAGCGCTCGGCGTCGCCCAGACCGCCGAAGTACTCAACCTCGTTGAAAGACTGCGCGAACGCGGCCACGGCGTCATTATGATCAGCCACAATATGGCCGACGTGAAGGCAGTCGCGGACCGCGTGGTTGTACTGCGCCTTGGCCGCAACAACGGAGACTTCCGGGTCCGCGAAGTCTCAACCGAGGACATCATCGCCGCCATTACCGGAGCAACGGACAACGTCGTCTCACGACGGTCCGCAGCACGCGGCACCGGCCCGGGACCGACCCAGGAGACCGACACAGCATGAAAACCAAGACACAAACCGCTCCCGCCTCCCTCGCCATGGACTTGCAGGACGAACGGCTGCAAGACCGGACAGGACTCAAAGGCCAGTTCCAGGCATTCCTGGACCGAACCCGCTCCGGGGACCTCGGTGTCCTGCCCGTCATCGGCGGACTTATCGTGATCTGGGCCGTCCTCCAGGCCCTGAACCCGATCTTCCTTTCCCCCGCCAACCTGGTCAACCTCACCATGGAAAGCTCAGCCGTAGGGATCATCGCCCTCGGCATCGTCTCCGTCCTCCTGGTAGCCCAAATCGACCTTTCCGTCGGTTCCGTCAGCGGACTGGCCGCCGCAGTCGTCGCAGTCACTTCGGTCAACATGGGCTGGCCCGTCTGGCTGGTTATCCTGGCCACAGTTGCCCTCGGAGCAGGCACCGGCTGGATATACGGACAAATCTTCAACCGGTTCGGCGTTCCCAGTTTCGTCATCACCCTCGCCGGGCTACTCGGATTCCTGGGGCTGCAGCTCTACATCCTGGGCGCCAAGGGATCCATCAACCTGCCGTTCGTCTCACCCCTGGTGTACTTCGCGCAACTGGCATTCGTGCCCATCTGGCTGTCCTACGTACTGGTAGCAGCCGCAGCGGCAGGCCTGTTCGCCACCGACTATTTCCACTCACGAGCCCGCAGAATCGCCGGGCTGTCCGCCATGTCCCTGCAGAACGTCGCCCTGCGCGCCATTCTCCTGCTGGTAGTCCTCGGAGTAGCTCTCTCCTACCTGAACCAAAGCCGCGGAGTCGGCTGGATGTTCATTTTGTTCATCGCACTGACCTTGATCCTTAATTACCTGCTCAAACGAACCAAGTGGGGCCGCTCCGTCTACGCCGTCGGCGGCAACCCAGAGGCAGCCCGCCGCGCCGGCATAAATGTCAAAGCCATTTACACATCCGTTTTCATCACCTGCTCAACGCTCGCAGCGATAGGAGGACTCCTTGGAGCCGCCCGCCTCGCAGCCGCCAACCAGGGAAGCGGCACCGGCGACGTAAACCTGAACGCAATCGCTGCGGCTGTCATCGGCGGAACGAGCTTGTTCGGGGGCCGTGGCAGCGCCTTCGCCGCCATCTTGGGGATCATCGTCATCCAGTCAATCTCCAGCGGCCTCACCCTGCTGAATCTCGACTCGTCATTCCGTTTCATGGTCACGGGTGTGGTGCTGCTCCTGGCAGTAACCCTCGACTCAGTCTCCCGCCGGTCTCGATCCGCACACGGCAGGGCCTGAGCAATAACCGCCAGTTCCTACCCAAGGGCTCCTGCCGCAAGAATGGCAGGGGCCCTTGGTGATGGCCGGGCCGGAAGCCCTCGCGTAAGCAGTACCTTTTAGCAGTCCCAATTCCCGTGTGGCGTGTTTCGCCTCAGCGCGCGCCCCGGCGCTGGTCCAGGAGCCAGCGCCAACCCCGACGGGCCCAGTCCAAGGGTTTACCCTCGATCAGCAGCTTCCGCGTGTGGATGTCCAGGACCAGCAGATAGAACGTGAACAGCAGCGCGGTCACGAACGCCAGCGACGACGCGTCAATGGCCAGCTCCACAAAGGACCAGACCGAGAGCTGGTCCTGTGCGCCGAACACCACAAAGAACGTCACGCCCACGTAGAGGCACCGGATCTGCCAGTCGTTCCGGATGCCGGTCACCGCCACGAACGGCAGGAACCAGAGGATGTACCAGGGCTGGATGATGGGCGAAAGCATCACGACGGCGGTGAACGCCAGGGCCAGCCGGCGCACCGCCCGCGAGTAATCGCCACGGAACATCAGCAGCAGCACCAGCCCGATGGCCGCCCACTTCATGCCCGTCCGCAGCAGGTCCGCGATGGTGCCGCCCGGCAGTCCCAGCACGTTGCCGAGGAACTCAACCTGCTGCCCCAGGAACCCTGACGGCGAATAGCCGGTGTAACCCGGCGTCGGGTCCATGATGGCCCAGACCCAGCCCAGCCCGAGGTTGTAAGGGATCCCGCTGACGGCCAGCACGGCGAAACTGATTCCCGCCGTCGCACCCCAAATCAGGAACTTCCGCGTCCACGAGGCCGCGGGCCCGGCCCACATGACCCCGATGAATGGCAGGAGCAGCACGGTGATCGGCTTGATCCCGATGGAGGCGGTGACCAGCAGGATTCCGGCCAGGTAGCGCTTCGTCGCCGCGAAGTAGACACCGGCGACGGCGAGGCCCACCATAAGCGCGTCGTTGTGGGCGCTAGCCACGAAACTGATGAGGAACAGCGGGTTGGCCACCGCGATCCAGAGTGCCCGCGCGCCGTTGATGCCGTGCAGTTCGGCCAGCTTGGGCACGTAAATGACGCAGAGCAGAACCCCGACGCCGGCGATCAGGCGGAACAGCAGGACGGACACGTCGGGCTGCGCCCCTGTCAGCTCCACCACGCCGCGGGCGAGCCACAGGAAGTAGGGCCCGTAGGGGGTCCTGTTCTCGGCCCACGCCGGGTCCGCGCCGAGGGCAAACCAGTTGTTAAGGGTGGAAATGCCCACGGCGTAAGGGTTCTGGCCTTCCATGACCAGGCGGCCCTGGCCGGTGTAGGCGTAAACATCGCGGGAGAAGATGGGGACGGCCAGCAGGAGCGGCAGGGACCAGGCGGAGATGGCTATGACCACCGATCGCAGCGAGTGTTCGCCCCAGTCGTCCAGCCGCTGGCCCAGCCGGAGCCAGGACCGCATCAGGAGCATCGCCCCCACCGTCAGGAGCACGGTGGACAGCGTCACCCCCCAGCCCTCGGTCCGCAGCGCGATGACCACCGGCTGGCGGATCATGGGTGAGCCGTTGGCGATCCAGCCCGTTCCGATCGATCCCACAAACATCATGAGGGCGCCCAGGAACCCCTGCCAGGTGGCGATGTACACCCGGCGCTTCGTGGGGGGAGCTACGGCGGGCGCAGCAGACTTGGGGAGCTCCGCGCCGGCCGCCGTCTTTTTCGACGGACTGGGGACGCTCTCCGAAGTGCCGATGTGTGAACCGCCTGCCGTCATGTCTTGTGTGGTCCCCTACTTACGTTACGGCGCTGGCTGGACTAGCTATAGGCCGGTCTACAACCCAGTCATTTTAGCAGTTGGCCCGCGGCGCACCCCAGACTTGTAGGGGCGGACGTGCCCCCTATTTCGCAATGAGGCGTCGCGCCGCCCCATCCCCGCCTATGAATGAAGCCGCCACTGCCGGCTTCGCCAGCACGATTGGACCCAGCCATGGCCGTACGAAGCGTCCCCGATGCCCGGACCAGCACGCTTCAGCAGCTCTAATCAGTCCGTGCCACGCTTCGCTCGCCGCGGCGGCTGAAGACCGAGGCACTGGCAGGCCTGGTGGTGGCACTGGCCTTGATCCCGGAGGCGATCGCTTTCTCGGTGATCGCCGGGGTGGATCCGCGGATCGGCCTGTTCGCCTCGTTCGCCATGGCTGTCACCATCTCTTTTGTGGGCGGCCGGCCCGCCATGATTTCCGCCGCCACCGGCGCCGTCGCCCTGGTCATCGCCCCGCTGATGCGCAGCCACGGCCTGGACCACCTGATCGCGGCCGTGATCCTGGCCGGCGTTTTCCAGATCCTGCTGGCGGTCCTCGGCGTCACACGATTGATGCGGTTCATCCCGCGCTCGGTGATGCTGGGCTTCGTGAACGCCCTGGCCATCCTGGTGTTTATGGCCCAGATTCCCGAACTGATCGGCGTGCCGTGGATGGTTTATCCGCTGGTGGCCGTGGGCCTGGTCATCGTGGTGGGACTGCCCAGAATTTCGACGGCGGTGCCCTCACCTTTGGTGGCCATCGTGGTGCTCACCCTGTTTGCCGTGCTGGCCGGCGTGGATGTTCCCACCGTCCAGGACAAGGGCCAGCTGCCCGAGAGCTTGCCTTCGGTGTTTGTCCCCAATGTCCCGCTGACGTGGGAGACGCTCCAGGTCCTCGCGCCGTTCTCGCTGTCCATGGCCTTGGTGGGGCTGCTCGAATCGCTGATGACCGCCAAGCTGGTGGACGACATCACGGACATCCGCTCCAACAAGACCCGCGAGTCCTGGGGCCAGGGCGTGGCGAACATCGTCACAGGCTTTTTCGGCGGCATGGGCGGTTGCGCCGTGATCGGCCAGACCATGATCAACGTCAAGGGATCCGGGGCACGGAGCCGCGTGTCCACGTTCCTGGCCGGCGTTTTTCTGCTGGTCCTGGTGGTGGTGCTCGGCGATGTTTTGGGCCTGATTCCGATGGCCGCGCTGGTGGCCGTAATGATCTTCGTTTCCGCCATTACCTTCGACTGGCACTCCATCGCTCCGCGGACCCTGCGCCGGATACCCAAGTCCGAGACCGCCGTCATGGTGATCACCGTGGCAGTCGTGTCGGCCACCCACAACCTGGCCATCGGCGTCGGGGCGGGCGTGCTGGCGGCCACGGCGCTGTTCGCCCGGCGGGTGGCGCACTTCGTCACGGTGGAACGGACCGTCGTCGAACTTAACGGTGAGAACGTGGCCACCTACACGGTGGACGGCGAGCTGTTCTTTGCCTCGTCCAACGACCTCTACACGCAGTTCGAGTACGCCCTGGACGCCGAGCCGGACGTCAGCCGGGTGATTGTGGACCTGCACGCCTCGCACCTCTAGGACGCCTCAACCGTCGCGGTGCTGGACGCCGTGACCGAGAAGTACCGCCGGCACGGGCGGGACGTGGAGCTGATCGGGCTGAATGCAGCCAGCGTGGCCATGCGGGAACGGCTGGCGGGAAAACTCTACTGACGGGCTAGCCCCGCGGGTCGCTGTGGACAGTGCGGTTCCGGCCCAACGACTTGGCCCTATAGAGGGCCCGGTCAGCGGCGGCGATGAGGTCATCCACATCGGACGTCTCGGCGTCGTACAGCGCCACCCCGTAACTGACGGTGGGCATTTCGAGTCCGTCGGCAGTGGAGACCTCGGCGAGGCGCCGGCTGATCTCCTCAGCTATTTTGTCCGCACGCCCGGCGGTGGCGCCCGGGATGAGGAGGATGAACTCTTCCCCGCCATACCTGCCCACCAGGTCCGTGGGCCGGACAGTGTCCTGGCTTGCGGCGGCGAATGCCCGCAGCGCGACGTCCCCGGCGGCATGGCCGTGGGTGTCGTTGACTGCCTTGAAGTTGTCCAGGTCGGCGAGGACCAGGGCGCCCGTTCCCGGAGTGACGGCCCTGTCGCTCAGCAACTCTGTGGCCAGGTCCAGAAATGCTTTGCGGTTGAGCAGGCCGGTGAGATCGTCCCGTGTGGCCACCATGCGCAGGGCCCGGGTCTGCTGTTCGGTGCTCAAGGCAGCCATGCTGAAGGACACCACCACCAGCAGCACCATGGTCACCAATGTGGTCCCAGCGGAGCCGAAGAATGTGGCGAACGTGTGTCCGTCCGGGCCCTCCAGCAGGAAGTACACCAGCCGGCCGAAATAGAACACGGACATCGCTGCCGCTGCGGCAGCCATCGGCACCCGCACGCGCGAATACCCAGGTTCCAGCCGCCAGAGCTCCCGGGATGCCAAGCCGATGGTCAGGCACATGGCGGAGAGGAATACCGCACCGCCGGACCAAGTGTTGGTGCCGGGATTGTCGACGGCGGAGGCAACCAGGGTGACCAGCGGTACCCCGGTGAACACCCACCGCAGCGGCGGCACCTCCCGGAGCGACCGGGCACCGGCCCAGACGGCTGCGCTGCCCAGGACCAGCAGGACATTGCCCAGCGTATTGGCCCACCACTGGTGGGCGGTTCCGTTGAGCAGGAAGGCGGCGGATCCGGACAGAAAAAACACCAGCGCGAGGCACCACCAGCCGCTGTACGGCGAGCGCGTGGAGCGGTAGGCCGAAAAGTAGAACAGCAGCACCAGGACCAAAGCCATCACGCCGAAGGCGATCCTCAGCGTAGTAGTATCCAGGTCCATTTCAGAAGTTCCCCCCGACCGCCGAGTGATGCAGACCTCAGTATGGCACCGTCACTGGCCCGGCGGGCGGATTATCCGGCGTTGCGTGGCCAGGGCGATGGCGGAGGTCCGGTTGTCCACGCCGAGCTTGCCGTAGATGTGCACGAGGTGGGTTTTGACGGTGGCCTCGGAAATGAAAAGCCGCCGGGCGATGGCGCGGTTTGTCAGGCCGGTGGCCAGCAGTTCAAGCAGCTGGACCTCGCGGGTTGTGAGGGCAGTTTCCGGGCTGCTGATCCGCGACATCAGCAGTGCCGCGACCTTCGGAGCCAGCGCCGTCTGGCCGGCCGCCGCCGACAGTACCGCCTGGCGGATCTGTTCCGGCGGCGCGTCCTTGAGCATGTAGCCGCTGGCGCCTGCCTCGACGGCGGCCAGGATGTCCGCCTCGGTGTCGTAGGTGGTCAGAATCAGGACCGGCGGCGGGGCGTCCAGCTTCCGGATCGCGGCGGTGGCGGTGACACCGTCCATCCCGGCGCCCATCTGCAGGTCCATCAGCACCACATCCACGCGGTCCCCCAGTGTCCGGAGCCGCGCGAGTTCCCGCAGCGCGGCGTCCCCGTCGGCGGCCTCGGCGGCCACGCTGAAGTCCTCGAATTCGGTGAGCATGGCGCGCAGGCCCGCGCGGACCACGGGGTGGTCATCCACCAGGAGAATGCGGAGCTCGCCCATCAGTCCCGCTCCCCCTCGGCGCCGTTGCCCCCGCCGGTGAGCGGCAGCCGGATGGCGACGACGGTCCCCTCGCCGGGTGCCGTCTCCACCTCCAGCGAGCCGTTCAGCTCAGCCACCCGGGCAGCCAGCGAGCGAAACCCGAACCCGCTGCCGTCCGCCCGGCCGGCCACGCCGGAACCGGGAGCTTCCGGCGCAAAGCCCGTGCCGTCGTCATATACGTCCAAGGTGACCTCGTCGCCGAGGAACGCGAGGGTAACGACGGCGGTGCTTGCTTTGGCGTGGAGCCTGACGTTGGACAAGCTGGCCTGGGCGGCCCGGAGCAGGGTAACGCTGTACTGCGGCGGCAGCTCCGCGGGGTCGCCCACCAGCTCGAAGCGGCAGCGGAGCCCGTCACCGCGCGCGGCGGCCAGCGTTTCGGTTTCGCCGCAGAGCCGCTGCAGGCTCTCCGGGAGCGACGACTCCTGGAGCTGGGGCGAGGTGAGGCCGCGGACAAAGCTGCGGGCCTCCGCGAGGTTTTCCGACGCCGTCTGCTGCACCAGCGCGAACCGCTCCGCGGCGGTGGCAAGATCGCCGCTGGCCAGGGACTTCTCCGCCGCCCGCGCCACCAGGACGATGCTGGACAGGCCCTGCGCCAAGGTGTCGTGGATTTCGCGGGCCAGGCGCTCACGCTCAGCTGCGACGCCGGCCTCATGCTGGGTTCTGGCAAGTTCTGCGCGGGTGCGCCGGAGTTCGTCCGCCGCCAGCCGCTGGGCTTCACTCTCCTGGTAGAGCGCGCGGTAAGCCAGCCCTGTGACCACGGCGAAAACGGCACCCAGCCCCGGCCCCAGGACCATGGGTAACGTGGGCGACGGCAGCCCGCTGGCCACCCACTGCGAAGCCACGACGGCGGCCGTCATCGCGGC from Pseudarthrobacter sp. SSS035 carries:
- a CDS encoding histidine phosphatase family protein, which codes for MTNIILCRHGETVWHADNRYAGVSDIDLTPRGHKQAAQLANWAQTAGLSAIYTSTLSRAQTTAEASAKVTGLSVQVDPRLRELDFGEGEGLTTAEMEQRFPKALAHFRADPAKHHLPGGEDPFEAADRFVDCLQDITKEHPDERVLVVAHTTAIRLALCQLIGIPLREYRRVFPTIRNCSLTEISVRDGYVSVLEFNTPVADSTAPASQPQP
- a CDS encoding 2-hydroxyacid dehydrogenase — its product is MNSSKPCREWKSASRRWPPLTERVLKACPDLKLFCISRGGPVNANLEAATRHGVAVTSAPGRNAAATAEHTLGMMLAAMRRIPQTNADLSAGTWRGDYYMYENVGPELEGSTVGLVGYGAIGSRVARMLQGFGATVLVHDPYVTEDVLAGQAEKVEFDELLARSNLITLHARVTPETTGMIGAEQIAALQPGSIIVNCARGALLDYDALCDALDSGHLFGAAFDVFPEEPIPAASRLLTTPNIVMTPHLAGASKATANKAAQIVAADVRRYLNGEPLAHCANPEALMPARTA
- a CDS encoding DeoR/GlpR family DNA-binding transcription regulator: MMNDNPGLKKPRITRQRRIIEHVVGAGFSSAADLATLTNVSLMTIHRDIDDLATRGILRKVHGGVSALPSTVFEASSEIRMQIQPQAKTALARKALEMVEPGMSVMLDDSTTVFALARLLNDVGPLTVITNYRQAIELFRENDDIRLIVTGGQYSRTHDSFIGLPNDGSFSSYAVDVVFQSTSTMGSEMTYHQEQDVVHMKRAMLKAGTRRVLMMDGSKAGRTSLHHYVPVSDFTDLILTDDVSSEFREAVSEHTTLHIAPLHSTHNQTG
- a CDS encoding sugar ABC transporter substrate-binding protein, yielding MKNFYARIMTAAATAAILGVAATGCGSQGSAGAGTGDASAAKIAFLMPDIASTRYELFDKPMFEAKIKELCGGCTVVYSNANASAAKQQEQANSALAQGVKAIVIDPVDSAAAATIVNSAKAQNVPIIAYDRPIPDAPADYYVSFDNEKIGSMIAQSLVDHLKATNVQGGLLQVNGSPTDAAAGLIKKGIHSAVDPSGFKLLAEFDTPGWEPTKAQDWVSGQITQFSGKIAGVVAANDGTAGGAIAAFKAAGTEVPPVTGNDAELAAAQRIVAGDQYNTISKPIKTVAEAAAQIAYSFAKGEKPAGKTTLFNTPSELFVPTVVTTENLKASLVDTGIVKASGLCTSAYAAACAKAGIK
- a CDS encoding ATP-binding cassette domain-containing protein — translated: MPSEPIAAAGSPQLLSLRGINKSFGAVAALMDIELDVAEGEVVAVVGDNGAGKSTLVKVLSGVHSADSGTIAFEGREVTIPSPAAAQHLGIATVFQDLALCDNLTVVDNLFLGREISPLRLNEVDMEVRSWELLRQLSAKIPSVRTPIAALSGGQRQTVAIARSLLGDPKIVILDEPTAALGVAQTAEVLNLVERLRERGHGVIMISHNMADVKAVADRVVVLRLGRNNGDFRVREVSTEDIIAAITGATDNVVSRRSAARGTGPGPTQETDTA
- a CDS encoding sugar ABC transporter permease: MKTKTQTAPASLAMDLQDERLQDRTGLKGQFQAFLDRTRSGDLGVLPVIGGLIVIWAVLQALNPIFLSPANLVNLTMESSAVGIIALGIVSVLLVAQIDLSVGSVSGLAAAVVAVTSVNMGWPVWLVILATVALGAGTGWIYGQIFNRFGVPSFVITLAGLLGFLGLQLYILGAKGSINLPFVSPLVYFAQLAFVPIWLSYVLVAAAAAGLFATDYFHSRARRIAGLSAMSLQNVALRAILLLVVLGVALSYLNQSRGVGWMFILFIALTLILNYLLKRTKWGRSVYAVGGNPEAARRAGINVKAIYTSVFITCSTLAAIGGLLGAARLAAANQGSGTGDVNLNAIAAAVIGGTSLFGGRGSAFAAILGIIVIQSISSGLTLLNLDSSFRFMVTGVVLLLAVTLDSVSRRSRSAHGRA
- the mptB gene encoding polyprenol phosphomannose-dependent alpha 1,6 mannosyltransferase MptB, translated to MTAGGSHIGTSESVPSPSKKTAAGAELPKSAAPAVAPPTKRRVYIATWQGFLGALMMFVGSIGTGWIANGSPMIRQPVVIALRTEGWGVTLSTVLLTVGAMLLMRSWLRLGQRLDDWGEHSLRSVVIAISAWSLPLLLAVPIFSRDVYAYTGQGRLVMEGQNPYAVGISTLNNWFALGADPAWAENRTPYGPYFLWLARGVVELTGAQPDVSVLLFRLIAGVGVLLCVIYVPKLAELHGINGARALWIAVANPLFLISFVASAHNDALMVGLAVAGVYFAATKRYLAGILLVTASIGIKPITVLLLPFIGVMWAGPAASWTRKFLIWGATAGISFAVLAVSGIPYNLGLGWVWAIMDPTPGYTGYSPSGFLGQQVEFLGNVLGLPGGTIADLLRTGMKWAAIGLVLLLMFRGDYSRAVRRLALAFTAVVMLSPIIQPWYILWFLPFVAVTGIRNDWQIRCLYVGVTFFVVFGAQDQLSVWSFVELAIDASSLAFVTALLFTFYLLVLDIHTRKLLIEGKPLDWARRGWRWLLDQRRGAR
- a CDS encoding diguanylate cyclase, which produces MDLDTTTLRIAFGVMALVLVLLFYFSAYRSTRSPYSGWWCLALVFFLSGSAAFLLNGTAHQWWANTLGNVLLVLGSAAVWAGARSLREVPPLRWVFTGVPLVTLVASAVDNPGTNTWSGGAVFLSAMCLTIGLASRELWRLEPGYSRVRVPMAAAAAAMSVFYFGRLVYFLLEGPDGHTFATFFGSAGTTLVTMVLLVVVSFSMAALSTEQQTRALRMVATRDDLTGLLNRKAFLDLATELLSDRAVTPGTGALVLADLDNFKAVNDTHGHAAGDVALRAFAAASQDTVRPTDLVGRYGGEEFILLIPGATAGRADKIAEEISRRLAEVSTADGLEMPTVSYGVALYDAETSDVDDLIAAADRALYRAKSLGRNRTVHSDPRG
- a CDS encoding response regulator transcription factor, which translates into the protein MGELRILLVDDHPVVRAGLRAMLTEFEDFSVAAEAADGDAALRELARLRTLGDRVDVVLMDLQMGAGMDGVTATAAIRKLDAPPPVLILTTYDTEADILAAVEAGASGYMLKDAPPEQIRQAVLSAAAGQTALAPKVAALLMSRISSPETALTTREVQLLELLATGLTNRAIARRLFISEATVKTHLVHIYGKLGVDNRTSAIALATQRRIIRPPGQ